Proteins from a single region of Pseudodesulfovibrio portus:
- a CDS encoding sulfotransferase, with translation MGKHNDGALFESLKLMNESLSAVQERLYAKDADKGIPQIFIVGPPRSGKVLTNSILCHCLDIGYINNIVNRFWHAPLFGIYLSNDVLPKGRDMSFSSRYGMTPEVWGPGEYPYFWFRWFGGYDDPIPEDRIDWEGLCGLLNQMGHAFGRPIVHQSLAAFNHLRGMARRLENTLFIRLHRNPVDNALSILKMRKDYHGDREKWHSVRPSNYEQVKGRGWAGQIAGQLHGIRTDLDSQLAGLEVIDVAYPDVCARPGDLVDAVSQWLRHRGYPVGSLQPAPEPFTPSVYPDTEDRRRILSRLGEFFPGLEDDQGRD, from the coding sequence ATGGGAAAGCATAACGACGGCGCCTTGTTCGAATCCTTGAAACTGATGAACGAGTCCCTGTCCGCAGTGCAGGAGAGGCTCTATGCCAAGGACGCGGACAAGGGCATTCCCCAGATATTCATCGTCGGGCCGCCCCGCTCCGGCAAGGTCCTGACCAACAGCATCCTGTGCCATTGCCTCGACATCGGCTACATCAACAACATCGTGAACAGATTCTGGCACGCTCCCCTGTTCGGCATATACCTGTCGAACGACGTGCTGCCGAAGGGCCGCGACATGTCGTTCTCGTCGCGGTACGGCATGACCCCGGAGGTGTGGGGGCCCGGGGAGTACCCGTATTTCTGGTTCAGGTGGTTCGGCGGCTATGACGACCCGATCCCCGAGGACCGGATCGACTGGGAAGGTCTGTGCGGCCTTCTCAACCAGATGGGGCATGCGTTCGGGCGTCCGATCGTGCATCAGTCACTGGCGGCGTTCAACCATCTGAGGGGCATGGCCCGCCGATTGGAAAACACGTTGTTCATCCGGCTTCACAGAAACCCCGTGGACAACGCCTTGTCGATTCTGAAGATGCGCAAGGACTACCATGGAGATCGGGAAAAGTGGCACAGCGTCCGCCCGTCGAATTACGAGCAGGTCAAGGGCCGGGGCTGGGCCGGGCAGATTGCGGGACAGTTGCACGGCATCCGCACCGACCTCGACAGCCAGTTGGCGGGGCTTGAGGTCATTGATGTGGCCTATCCCGACGTGTGTGCCCGACCGGGAGACCTGGTCGACGCGGTATCGCAGTGGCTGCGCCACAGGGGATATCCGGTCGGCTCGCTGCAACCGGCTCCCGAGCCGTTCACTCCGTCCGTGTACCCCGACACCGAGGACAGGAGGCGGATACTGAGCCGCCTCGGGGAATTCTTCCCCGGCCTGGAGGATGACCAGGGACGGGACTGA
- a CDS encoding glycosyltransferase, producing the protein MRTVKLLIPYDVEGWAWWHKAQAVKRLAHPPVAVDVVRFGQPLDHRDFDYVLPFGHYMLSGLAAVPPEKILLGSSSNLPEYLDKTAEALRTGKCRALFANSLMGYEALKPAGRVFLCQNGVDADLFHPVGQPPAELTCCWVGNPNSEGLKGFDLIEEACRKTGAVLRHVACDATKGDETGIISQSDIRDRVYRQAHAYICASANEATPNPALEALACGLPVITTAVGNMPEIIEDGVNGFFVDRSVDSIAKAIERLRRADWSAMSRAARASIENGWTWEHKVRNYENMAFELAGEDGLLP; encoded by the coding sequence ATGCGCACGGTGAAATTGCTCATTCCCTACGACGTCGAGGGCTGGGCCTGGTGGCACAAGGCCCAGGCCGTCAAGCGGCTGGCGCATCCCCCCGTTGCGGTGGATGTGGTCCGGTTCGGGCAACCATTGGACCATCGGGATTTCGACTATGTGCTCCCCTTCGGCCACTACATGCTGTCCGGGCTTGCCGCCGTGCCCCCGGAAAAGATTCTGCTCGGCTCGTCGAGCAACCTGCCGGAGTATCTCGACAAGACGGCGGAAGCGCTGCGCACCGGAAAGTGCCGGGCCTTATTCGCCAATTCCCTCATGGGCTATGAAGCCCTCAAGCCTGCGGGCCGCGTTTTTCTCTGCCAGAACGGCGTGGACGCCGATCTGTTTCATCCCGTCGGCCAGCCCCCTGCCGAGTTGACCTGCTGCTGGGTGGGGAACCCCAATTCCGAGGGGTTGAAGGGTTTTGATCTCATCGAAGAGGCCTGCCGCAAGACGGGCGCTGTCCTGCGCCACGTCGCCTGTGACGCCACCAAGGGCGACGAGACGGGCATAATTTCCCAGTCGGATATTCGCGATCGGGTCTATCGTCAGGCCCATGCCTACATCTGCGCTTCCGCCAACGAGGCCACGCCCAATCCTGCCCTGGAGGCCCTGGCCTGCGGTCTGCCGGTGATCACCACCGCCGTGGGCAACATGCCGGAAATCATCGAGGACGGGGTGAACGGGTTCTTCGTGGACCGGAGCGTGGACTCCATTGCAAAGGCCATTGAGAGGCTCCGCCGGGCGGACTGGTCCGCCATGAGCCGGGCCGCCAGGGCGAGCATCGAGAACGGCTGGACCTGGGAGCACAAGGTCCGCAACTACGAGAACATGGCGTTCGAGCTGGCGGGCGAGGACGGTTTGCTGCCATGA
- a CDS encoding acylneuraminate cytidylyltransferase family protein translates to MIKGVVAIIPARGGSKGVFCKNIKVLSGKPLIAWTVEQALASSRIDKVIVSTDDEDIAAVAQDYGAEVPFIRPRKLSGDSVPVGDVVPHAIDFLEQAGEFYKAWLCLLPSHPFRTPDMLDSAAKALVDDGFRSFVTVRPIEVYPGRFLTSQNGVLRSVLSKDDDEATVYYRNYGLVFGKSLSRGLGPSYMYPVVEEAHLVDIDTFDDFAHAELVLKEGKYDYAA, encoded by the coding sequence ATGATCAAAGGTGTTGTTGCCATAATCCCTGCCCGCGGAGGGTCCAAGGGTGTTTTTTGCAAAAACATCAAGGTGCTGTCCGGGAAACCGTTGATCGCCTGGACTGTTGAACAGGCCCTCGCAAGTTCCCGTATCGACAAGGTTATTGTTTCCACGGATGACGAGGATATCGCGGCGGTGGCACAGGATTACGGTGCAGAGGTTCCGTTTATCCGGCCCCGAAAGCTGTCCGGGGACTCCGTGCCCGTGGGCGACGTTGTTCCCCACGCGATAGATTTTCTGGAACAGGCGGGTGAATTCTACAAGGCGTGGCTGTGTCTTTTGCCGAGCCATCCCTTCCGCACCCCGGACATGCTCGACAGCGCAGCCAAGGCGTTGGTGGACGATGGGTTCCGCTCCTTCGTGACCGTCCGCCCCATCGAGGTTTATCCCGGCCGCTTCCTGACCTCCCAGAACGGCGTTCTGCGTTCCGTGTTGTCCAAGGACGACGATGAGGCAACGGTCTATTACAGGAATTACGGCCTGGTCTTCGGCAAGTCGTTGAGCCGGGGGCTGGGGCCCAGCTACATGTATCCCGTGGTCGAAGAAGCGCATCTTGTCGATATAGATACTTTTGACGACTTTGCTCATGCCGAGCTCGTGCTCAAGGAAGGCAAATACGATTATGCTGCGTGA
- a CDS encoding B12-binding domain-containing radical SAM protein, producing the protein MKRLNVLFVNPKQWADAKVNPEKALYPYSIVYIVNFLKKNDLCDVDYIDLTMEDESVYFERIKNEHYDLIGITALTTGRLHAIHVVKETRKASPNSKIIVGGPFFGNKPIETLHNVPEVDYVCVGEGEHTSAELVQHLQTGTPALHDINGLLYWEDGEIRKNASRKYEKNLDLFDIQEDLISKPHYKYLHPLKGWEDDPDKGNAYIIMAGRGCINGCIYCLNSRKPFRHHSVDYLINKVKEIKKKYNTRHMFFGDPSFASSSSYLQEFCERIIEEKLDIEWYCEGRPDIPLDLLELMAKAGCISYDFAMETGSERVMKKLRRRTDLDMIVNFAKKLNELGVRGDFFTMMSMPDERGKDLFKTITYIAKLNRLGFKTTLAPFFIVPGTKLEEIAIERGQLAKDFSWFDETYSCDHHHIHEAKKHIPHYLEYFDSYDLKKLAGFHLAMQDFITREPRVRKLRYSFLGTISHVTRFFLKEAEWNDFKYVFDVLSLSAKMYTWFWLWKLRKPYYDYLERKNSVVEPVAEACCEHE; encoded by the coding sequence ATGAAGCGACTCAATGTATTGTTTGTCAATCCTAAGCAATGGGCGGACGCCAAGGTGAATCCGGAAAAGGCGCTTTATCCGTACAGCATTGTTTACATAGTCAATTTCTTGAAAAAGAATGACCTGTGCGATGTGGACTACATCGACCTGACCATGGAGGATGAGTCCGTCTACTTCGAGAGGATCAAAAATGAACATTATGATCTGATCGGCATAACCGCCCTGACCACCGGGCGGCTGCATGCAATCCATGTGGTCAAGGAGACCAGGAAGGCTTCCCCGAATTCCAAGATCATCGTCGGCGGGCCCTTCTTCGGGAACAAGCCGATAGAGACCTTACACAATGTCCCCGAGGTGGATTATGTCTGCGTCGGCGAAGGAGAACACACCTCGGCCGAGCTGGTCCAGCATCTGCAGACGGGCACTCCCGCCCTGCACGACATCAATGGGCTGCTGTATTGGGAGGACGGTGAAATCCGGAAGAACGCCAGCCGCAAGTATGAAAAGAACCTGGACCTGTTCGACATCCAGGAGGACTTGATCTCCAAGCCCCACTATAAGTACCTGCATCCGCTGAAAGGGTGGGAAGACGACCCGGACAAGGGGAACGCCTACATCATCATGGCCGGGCGGGGGTGCATCAACGGGTGTATTTACTGCCTGAACAGCAGAAAGCCGTTCCGCCACCACTCGGTGGATTATCTGATCAACAAAGTCAAAGAGATTAAGAAAAAATACAATACAAGGCACATGTTCTTCGGTGACCCCTCATTTGCATCCAGCTCGAGCTACCTGCAGGAGTTCTGCGAAAGGATCATTGAAGAGAAACTCGACATCGAATGGTATTGCGAAGGCCGACCGGACATTCCGCTCGATTTGCTCGAGCTCATGGCAAAGGCCGGGTGCATCAGCTACGACTTCGCCATGGAGACCGGCTCCGAAAGGGTCATGAAGAAGCTTCGTCGGCGGACCGACCTGGATATGATCGTCAACTTTGCGAAGAAGCTCAATGAACTGGGCGTTCGCGGTGATTTCTTCACCATGATGTCGATGCCGGATGAAAGGGGGAAAGACCTTTTCAAGACCATCACCTACATTGCCAAGCTGAACAGGCTCGGGTTCAAGACCACTCTCGCTCCGTTCTTTATCGTTCCGGGTACCAAGCTGGAAGAGATCGCCATAGAAAGAGGGCAGCTGGCCAAGGATTTCTCCTGGTTTGATGAGACCTACTCATGCGATCATCACCACATCCATGAAGCGAAAAAGCACATTCCCCACTATCTTGAATACTTCGATTCCTACGACTTGAAGAAATTGGCCGGGTTCCATCTGGCCATGCAGGATTTCATCACCAGGGAGCCCCGGGTCAGAAAGCTGAGGTATTCCTTCCTGGGCACCATCTCCCACGTCACCCGCTTCTTCCTGAAGGAAGCCGAGTGGAACGACTTCAAGTATGTTTTCGACGTGTTGTCGCTGTCGGCAAAGATGTACACCTGGTTCTGGCTCTGGAAGCTGAGAAAGCCCTACTATGACTACCTGGAAAGAAAGAACTCGGTGGTCGAGCCGGTTGCCGAAGCGTGCTGCGAGCATGAATAA
- the asnB gene encoding asparagine synthase (glutamine-hydrolyzing): protein MCGIAGFCHLDAGRQAGVSLVRTMNEAMRHRGPDASDTFTDGPVGLGHGRLKILDLSDAANQPMRGASGSVIVYNGECYNYLELKRELEGLGHVFRTTSDTEVVLAMYEQYGKTFAGRLRGMFALAVWDPRRRELVLVRDRMGIKPLYYSLADETVSFASELKGMLALPWVSRDIDLDALGRYFRLYSIPDPLSVIKDVRRLAPGHMLTVRDGKVREEQWWTLADVETVDTDMETAAAGLLEGIEDAVASHLVSDVPVGIALSGGIDSSGLAALAARNAGEPLHTFSVAVPGSEHDEGAMAAEYAEVLGTIHHEIQFSDVTPGLLERFVRFADEPFAISSGLGLFRVAEEASRCGVKVLLTGDGGDELFGGYLWRHGAPVPESNRAEAYARSMWHNGDMTLGEILLPGAKEALGDGGLAHLAMLYRRPALGDPLKRRLYTDSCSTLVSEMLAKSDRMTMAHGVEGRVPLLDHHLVEKAFSLPSAVKLVDGQGKAVLRKALATVLPRSILDRRKRGFNVPVANTFRGETREYVLDVLSDAARAERGLYRPEVVRERFLDPLARGHEFSLEESHRLFAILALEMWMSHVAVFSWHEL, encoded by the coding sequence ATGTGCGGCATTGCCGGATTCTGCCATCTCGACGCCGGGCGTCAGGCCGGGGTTTCCCTTGTCCGGACCATGAACGAGGCCATGCGCCATCGCGGGCCCGATGCCTCGGACACCTTCACGGACGGTCCGGTGGGGCTGGGCCATGGACGGCTCAAGATCCTCGACCTGAGCGATGCGGCCAACCAGCCCATGCGCGGCGCGTCCGGCAGCGTCATCGTCTACAACGGCGAGTGCTACAATTATCTCGAACTCAAGCGCGAGCTGGAAGGGCTGGGCCATGTGTTCAGGACGACTTCCGACACCGAGGTCGTGCTGGCCATGTACGAGCAGTACGGGAAGACGTTTGCGGGCAGGCTGCGGGGCATGTTTGCACTGGCCGTCTGGGACCCGCGCCGCAGGGAGCTGGTGCTGGTCAGGGACCGCATGGGCATCAAGCCCCTGTACTATTCCCTTGCGGATGAAACCGTGTCCTTTGCCTCGGAACTCAAGGGCATGCTCGCCCTGCCCTGGGTATCTCGGGACATCGATCTCGACGCCCTGGGCCGCTATTTCCGCCTTTACTCCATTCCGGACCCGCTATCCGTCATCAAGGACGTGCGCAGGCTGGCCCCCGGCCACATGCTCACGGTCCGGGACGGCAAGGTGCGTGAGGAGCAGTGGTGGACCCTGGCTGATGTTGAGACCGTTGATACGGACATGGAGACTGCGGCAGCCGGACTGCTGGAGGGGATCGAGGACGCCGTTGCCTCCCACCTCGTCTCGGATGTGCCCGTGGGCATCGCCCTGAGCGGCGGGATCGACTCGTCGGGCCTGGCCGCGCTGGCCGCGCGCAATGCGGGCGAGCCGCTGCACACCTTTTCCGTGGCCGTTCCGGGCTCCGAGCACGACGAGGGGGCCATGGCCGCCGAGTATGCCGAGGTCCTGGGAACGATTCACCATGAGATACAATTTTCAGACGTCACGCCCGGCCTGCTCGAGCGATTCGTTCGGTTCGCGGACGAGCCGTTCGCCATCAGCTCCGGCCTGGGACTGTTCCGGGTGGCCGAGGAGGCATCGCGCTGCGGTGTCAAGGTGCTGCTCACTGGCGACGGCGGCGACGAGCTTTTCGGAGGCTACCTTTGGCGGCACGGTGCGCCGGTGCCCGAGTCGAACCGGGCCGAGGCGTATGCCCGGTCCATGTGGCACAACGGCGACATGACGCTTGGGGAAATTCTTCTTCCCGGGGCCAAGGAGGCGCTCGGCGACGGCGGCCTTGCCCATCTGGCAATGCTCTACCGCCGCCCCGCCCTGGGCGACCCCCTGAAGCGGAGGCTGTACACGGATTCGTGCTCGACGCTGGTCAGCGAGATGCTGGCCAAGTCGGACCGCATGACCATGGCCCACGGCGTGGAGGGGCGCGTTCCGCTGCTCGACCATCATCTGGTGGAAAAGGCTTTTTCCCTGCCTTCGGCGGTCAAGCTCGTGGATGGTCAGGGCAAGGCGGTTTTGCGCAAGGCGTTGGCGACGGTCCTGCCGAGGTCCATCCTGGACCGCAGGAAGCGAGGCTTCAATGTGCCTGTGGCCAACACCTTCCGGGGGGAGACGCGGGAGTATGTCCTGGACGTCCTGTCGGATGCGGCCCGGGCGGAACGGGGATTATACCGCCCGGAGGTGGTTCGGGAACGGTTTCTCGATCCCCTGGCGCGCGGCCACGAGTTTTCCCTTGAGGAGAGCCACCGGCTGTTCGCGATCCTGGCTTTGGAAATGTGGATGAGCCATGTGGCCGTTTTTTCTTGGCATGAATTGTGA
- a CDS encoding glycosyltransferase family 4 protein, whose amino-acid sequence MTRRPLTILSVGHADSPQYRERTARFVGLGHDVVELTGSKSVVSGARAIIPRGVPAGRCWRLIGLSRIIHCLKTVRGLSPDLVFVHYAKGLWGWTAPLFGAPVAVSVMGGDVLFDEQGTANAWNRAATKGLLENAALVLCKSDYLAQRVRALPVAGQVETHAWGIDTDVFSIGSGEEFRREHAIPDDSPVVFSPRAMEPLYNTRLVVRAFAASGMAGEGARLVLSTYKADAAYRAEVERDCLDAGLGDSVIFLPPQDDRGMAGAFRAADVVVSVPSSDGLPQTFFESTACGAPLVMADLPNYGHYFSHGRDVWLTPAESSAVARGIGAVCRDAELRRSLVRGARETMTRLSLGGGDQVLDQRLGQAAQGETASLGAKVRQSVRVLGALVTGEATARTGQPVCRTFGEYFRSLHAKAGW is encoded by the coding sequence ATGACCCGACGCCCGCTGACCATCCTTTCCGTGGGCCATGCCGACAGTCCGCAGTATCGGGAGCGGACGGCGCGGTTCGTCGGCCTGGGGCACGACGTGGTGGAGCTGACCGGATCGAAAAGCGTGGTTTCGGGGGCGCGGGCGATCATCCCGCGCGGGGTGCCTGCAGGCAGGTGCTGGCGGCTCATCGGGCTGTCCCGGATCATCCATTGCCTGAAGACGGTGCGTGGCCTGTCGCCGGACCTGGTTTTCGTCCATTACGCCAAAGGGCTGTGGGGCTGGACGGCCCCGCTTTTCGGCGCGCCCGTGGCCGTCAGCGTCATGGGTGGCGACGTCCTGTTCGACGAGCAGGGGACGGCCAATGCGTGGAACCGGGCGGCCACGAAAGGGCTGCTGGAAAACGCGGCCCTGGTCCTGTGCAAGTCCGACTACCTGGCGCAGCGGGTCAGGGCGCTCCCGGTGGCCGGACAGGTGGAGACCCATGCCTGGGGCATCGACACCGACGTCTTTTCCATCGGTTCCGGCGAGGAATTCCGGCGTGAGCACGCCATTCCCGACGACTCCCCGGTGGTCTTCAGCCCCAGGGCCATGGAGCCGCTCTACAACACTCGACTGGTGGTCCGGGCGTTCGCCGCTTCCGGCATGGCCGGGGAGGGCGCGCGGCTCGTGCTGTCCACCTACAAGGCGGACGCCGCCTACCGGGCGGAGGTGGAGCGGGACTGCCTGGACGCGGGTCTCGGCGACAGCGTGATCTTTTTGCCGCCCCAGGACGACCGCGGCATGGCCGGGGCCTTCCGCGCGGCGGACGTGGTGGTGTCGGTCCCGTCCTCGGACGGGTTGCCACAGACGTTTTTCGAGAGCACGGCCTGCGGCGCCCCGCTGGTCATGGCCGACCTGCCCAACTACGGGCACTATTTTTCCCATGGCCGGGACGTCTGGCTCACACCTGCGGAGTCGTCCGCCGTGGCCCGGGGGATCGGGGCCGTCTGTCGCGATGCCGAGTTGCGCCGGTCCCTTGTCCGGGGCGCACGGGAAACCATGACCCGCCTGAGTCTCGGCGGCGGGGATCAGGTCCTCGACCAGCGGCTCGGTCAGGCGGCGCAGGGAGAGACGGCCTCCCTCGGCGCGAAGGTGCGTCAATCCGTGCGGGTGCTGGGCGCGCTCGTCACGGGAGAGGCCACGGCGCGCACCGGCCAGCCGGTCTGCCGGACCTTCGGCGAGTATTTCCGATCCCTTCATGCCAAGGCGGGGTGGTAG